The genomic interval TCGGCGAACTCCGCGCTACCGGATATCACACCACGGGAAGCTATCTGCCCGTTCCGAACCCCCGCTACTCCATGGAGTACCGCCCGCTTCCCGACGACCGGGAGCAGAAGTTTCAGGACTTCCTCCAGTACGCCTTCGAGCCCGAGTCGGGACCCCGGGACGACCACGACTGGGAGATGGCCGAACAGCCCGGCGACCCCCGGGGACTTCCTCACAGCGCTGTGGCCGTTCGAGTACCCCTTCTACGAGCGACAGGGCTGGGGTCTCACCTGCAAGTGGGTCGAGTACGACTGCCCACCGGAGGCGCTGTCGTTCGCCCGCGAGGCCCGCCTGAACCTCCTGCGATTTCTCGCCGACCACGACTCGCAGGTCGAGGCGGTCACCCTCCGCGGCCCGCCGGACACCCGACTCCTCGACGAGGTCGAGGACCCCGCCATGGTGACCTGCGAGGTGAAGCCCGGGCCGATGGTCCGACTCGTGGACGTTCCGGCCGCCGTGACCGCGCTCGACTATCCCGACCGGACGAACGCCGCGTCGGCGGCGTTCGTCCTCTCGGTCTCGGACCCCCTCGCGGAGTGGAACGACCGGACCTTCCGCATCGCGGTCGCCGACGGACGCGCGACCTGCGAACCCACCGACGCCGACCCGGACGCGGAAGTCGGGGTTTCGACGCTCTCGCAACTGTTCGTGGGCTACCACTCGGTCGCCGACGCCGAGACGCTGGGCGACCTCGAACTCCGGGACTCGACTGCCCGCGAGACCCTCGAAGCGATGTTCCCCCCGACGGATGTCTTCCTCCGCGAGGGATTCTGAGGCCGGGGTTCGCAGCGCGGTGGCCGACCGGCCATTCGCCGCGAATCGCCCGGCGAATCATCCAGCGTGGAATCGCCCGGCGAATCATCCGCCACGGGCGGGACTGAAAGGGGCCGCCCGCTCGCGCACCGTTTAGTCGCCTGCGCGACCCCTATCTGGGCCGGGCGGTGCTGAGAGGCCCAGATATGTCGCGTCAGCGACCGCGAGCGGGCGGGGGCTTTCTGACGGTTCACGGTGCAGGTGACTCCGGTCCGTAGCGAGCGGGCGGGGGCTTTCGAGGCGTTCTTGGTTACGGCACCTACGTTTCGGACGACGACCGAGAAATCACACGAACTCGTTCCTGGGCGGCCAAACTCTTTACCGCTCGACACGAAACCCCACACATGGACGACCGCGACGAGAGCGACCGCGGAGACGCCGACGACCGACGCGACTCGGACGACCGACGCGACCCCGAGGACCTCGACGAGCGGGTCGCCGAACTCGAAGCGCGGGTTCGCGAACTCCGGACCGAACTCGGCGACCCGCCCCGCGGCCCGCTCGGCCTGCCCCGACCGCCGACCCCGCGCGAAGTCCTGTCGTTCACGGGCGAGTACGCGATTCCGACCGCCATCGCGGTGCTTGAGGCCAACCTCCGCGCGCTGGAGGCGCTCCAGCAGGTGATTCGGGTCCTCGACCCCGACCGAAGCGTCGTGGACGAGGAGCGCGGCCGCCTCGAACGCCGGGCGGCCGACGCGAGCAGGGCGACCCTCGACCGACTGGAGGACGCGCTGGGCGAGGTCGAGACCGCGGTGCGCGAGAGCGACCTCCCCCGCGAGGACGAGGCCCGCGACATCCTCGAAGACGCCCGGCGAATCAACCGCGAGATACGCGACCGGGTCGAACGGAGTCGCAGGGAGGCCGACGAGGCCCGCGGTCGCGAGCGGAACCGAGACCGCGACTTCGAGGAGCGAAGCACCACCATCGAACTCGGCGACGCCGACGAGAACGGAGCCGACCGAGACGCCGAGGGCGACGCTGACGACGGGGACGACGGAGGTGACCGAGACGACGAGGACGACCCGGTCCGGGTCGACGTGGACGCCGAACTCGAATCCATCAAGGACGAGATTCACGACCGCGAGGAGAACCCGGACGATACGGCCGGACGCGAGGAGAGCGGGGGTGACGACGGGAGCGATTCGGACGAGGACGAGACCGGGGACCGACGCGGGGAACCCGCGGAGGGCGACGGTCCGACCGACGAATCGAACGGGTCGGACGACCCGGACGGCTCCTGATCACTCGGTGGCCTGCTCGCGACCCCGGAGTCGGCGGTAGGCCCGAACCGGAAGCGAGCGCCCGGGTCGTGTGGGTCGGCCCGCCGTCCACGCGACTCCGACCGCGAGCGCTCCCGCGGCGAACAGCGCGTAGTTGGCCGCGTCGTTCCCGGCGTACACGAGGTCCAGCGTGTAGAGCGCGGGGGTCGCGGGGTACAGCGGCATGACGCCCCACGGGGTCAGCACGTCGGCGAGGAGGTGGGCGACCATCGATGACGACCCGAGGAAGAACGCCCACGCGCCGCCCCGGACCGCGTCGCGCCGGGGGAGACGCCGCAGGTCGTTCGTCACCACGAACAGGCAGACGAGTCCGGCCGCGAGCGCGAACCACGCCGTGTGGGTCACCCCCCGGTGGACCACGAAGTCGAGTTCGGTGTCGAGGTCCGGGAGTCGGGTGTACACCAGCACGATGGCACCGCCGAACACCGCGTCCCGGGTGTATCCCCGCCGCAGGAGGGCGTATCCGGCGACAGCGTACAAGAGGAGCGCCATCCCGTAGTGACCCGGTGCGAACATACGACGAACCGGCCGCTATTTCAATGTTAATCTATCGATTCAAATAGTATCGACCGGATGTCACGCGGGATGGAGATGCGGGTCATCCTGCTCACCGCGGTCCTGCTGTTCGGCGCTGACAGACTGCCGACGCCACGTCGCGCGCGCGACGTGGCGTCGGACGACGAGTCCGAAAACGACCGCGCTGTCGGCTCACTTCCGAACGAGACCCTCGACGGTCCCCCGCATCGCCACCCCTCCGCCCTCCTTCTCGCAGACGACCGACGCCGCGAGGTCGTAGCGATTGTCCCGCTCCTCGACGCGCTCGATTTCTATCCGACAGACCACCGTCTCGCCGGTGTAGACCGGTCGGACGAACTCGAACGCCATCGACCGACCGAGGACTTCGAGGTCGCCGCCGATTTTCGTGGGCATCGTGGCCGTGAGCAGGCCGTGGACCAGCAGGCGTCCCTCCTCGTCGGGGTCGAGGTGGCGCGGTTGCTCGTCGCCGGAGAGGTCGGCGAACCGACGCACGTCCTCGGGCGTGAAAGTGCGTTCGAAGGTTCGAGTGTCGCCCTCCGAGGGTGGCGTCATCGGGATTCCCGTTCACACCGGTTCGAACCGGTAGCCGTCCCAGTCCTGACTCTCCTTCTCCCGGATTCCGGCCTCGGGGTCGCGCAGTTCCTCGGCGTACACCGGCCGGACCTCGTCGCCGATTTCGACCTCCGAATCCTCGACGACCTGCCCGATGGCGCGCACCGTCTCGGCTCCGTCGGACTCCGCCCCGCTCGACGAGGCGCTCTGCGCCTCGTCGAGCGAGAACTCCACGATTGCGAGCGTGTTGGGCTGACGGACCCCCGGCGGGGTCGCGGTGCTGGTCGTCCACGTCACGACCTCGCCGATTTCCTCGGCGAGTTCGACGGCCGATTCCTGTGGCTCTCCGCACTCCGGGCAGAGCTCGTGACCGGGGTACGTGAGGTGGCCGTTCGGACAGCGGTGTGCTTGCAGTGTCATCTCAGGGTTCCTCCAGAATGGTGGTGGTCACGCAGTTGCCGAATCCGCCGACGTTGCAGGCCAGACCGACCTCGGCCTCGACCTGCCGCGCCCCGGCGTCCCCGAGCAACTGCCGGTGGAGTTCGTACGCCTGTGCGACCCCGCTCGCGCCGAGGGGGTGGCCCTTCGACTTGAGGCCGCCGGAGGTGTTTATCGGGAGGTCGCCGTCGCGGTCGGTGACGCCCTCCTCGACCGCCTTCCAGCCCTCGCCCTGCTCGAAGAAGCCCACGGCCTCGCTCTGGAGGAATTCGAGGATGGTGAACATGTCGTGTAGCTCCGCCACGTCCACGTCGTCGGGACCCCTCCCGGCCATCTCGTAGGCCTGCTCGGAGCTCTCGACCGCGCCGCCCATCACCGTTGGGTCCTCGCGCTCGTGGACGACGTGGGTGTCGGTCGCGCCGCCGATGCCCGAGACGACGGTGTACTCGCCCTCGCCGACGTACTCTCTCGCCACCGACTCGGGACAGAACAGCAGGCCCGCGCTCCCGTCCGTGATGGGGCAGAAGTCGTAGAGTCGAAGCGGGTCGGCCACGATGGGCGAGTCCATCACCGTCTCCAAGTCCACTTCCTTGCGGAACTGGGCGTGAGGGTTGTCGAGACCGTTCTTGTGGTTCTTGACCGCCACCTTCGCCAGACTCTCGCGCGGGGCGTCGTACTCGTGGAGGTACCGTCGAGCCGTCAGGCCCGCGAAACTCGGGAGCGTCACGCCGTGCTTGTACTCGGCGGGATGCGTGAGCGAGGCGATTACGTCGGTGGCCTCCGCGGTGGTCCGGTGGGTCATCTTCTCGCCGCCGACCAGCAGGGTCATCTCGGAGGCCCCGGAAGCGACCGACTGCCACGCGGCGTAGATGCCCGCGCCGCCCGACGCGCTCGTCTGGTCGACGCGCTGGGTGTAGGCCGGGAGTGCGCCGAGGTCGTGGGCCAGGGCGTTGGGCACGCCGGTCTGGCCCTCGAACTCGCCGCTCGCCATGTTCGAGACGTACAGGTGTTCGACATCGTCGGGAGCCACGTCGGCGTCGGCGAGGCACTCGCGCCCGGCCTGCGCGAGGAGTTCGCGCACCCAGGCGTCGCGCTCGCCGAACTTCGTCATCGAGGCTCCGATGATCGCGACACGGTCCATACCCTTCCGATGACGAAGAAGGGGTTTATAATTCGGGGGTCGGCCTGCGTCGTCCCGGGAGGGGGAATTAAGCCCGCGCGGTCACATCGAACCGACCAGAGATGACGCGCGCGAACCCCGACGAGACGGTGACGGTCGAACTCCGGTTCTACGCGCCGTTCCGGGACGCGGTGGGCGAGAAGACGGTCGCGCTCGACCTCCCCGCGGGCGCGACGCTCGGCGACGCGCTCGCGCGCGTCGCCGAGCGCCACCCGGAAGTAGAGGGGAAGCTACTGGACGACGAAGGGGAAGTTCGCCGCGGCGTCCGGGCGCTCCGGAACGGAAACGAGCGCGCCGAGGCCGACGACCGACTCGACGACGGCGACGAGGTGAGCTTCACGACGCCGATTCACGGCGGATGAGAGCACCGGAAAATACAGTAGATAAATGGATAGACCACAATTCGATAGCACAATAGTAACATCTAATCCATGCCCCCATTTCGTGATATAATATCCAAATAAAAAATAGAAGTGATTGGACACAAAACAGATAAACGAATAGGAGATGTGTTAGGATAATGGATAGACGTATACCTTCAGCGACTCTCGGAATATTCGGGATAGTAGCATTACTCGCTCCGTCAGCCATAGACGGACTAATGTCTAACACCATTCCTTTCTTTCTCGGATTTGGGCCGGACTTCGTTCAACGGCTAGGAGCTACGTTCGTCATTTTGATAGCGACGAACGAACTCATCGTCGTCAGTAAAGTTCGACTCGAGGTGGCTCACGGGGTTTTGTCGATAGTTATGTTATCACTGCTCAGCCTTACCCTTCTCGGAACCGATATTCTCACCGAGGAGGGTACGCTACTGATTGTAAGTCATACGCTTCCGTATCTGTTCGCAATTGCCCGTACACGTCGACAGCGACTAAATAGTTCATTTCTATTCGTTGTCTTACCAATTGTTGGGTACATCGCCCTCGAAACATTCGACGGCGCTCCCCCAACCAGAGAAGCGGTCGTTATACCATTTATCGGGCTTCTATTCGGTTTACCACTCGCCGCAGTCGGCTGGGTCACGAGAAAACAAAGCAAATATAGTTCCGACTGAACTCAAACGTGCGCCTCAAAAAAGAGTGAGAATATTAGGGAGTTGAAAGTTCAGAGACCGATACGTTCCCGTGATTTCGGATGGCAAGTCCTTTCCTAACTGTTGCGGTCATCGTTGTGCGGGTATCTTTGATTTCTCCGTCTTTCTTTTCGACTCGGCGAGCTAGGATCTCTGCGTTCGTTTCTCCAACTTCAATCACGGTGCGTTCACCGTCTGGGATAGTATGGGACTTATTTGCGACCTCTGCTGTCACTGTAGCCGACCCCGCCTCCGGTCGGGTTTCTATGTTTGTGCTCGGGCGAGTAACAGCACTCTCAAGCATGACAGCACTTTTTGGTCGCATGTCCTCTTCAATCTGGGTTGTCAGTGAAGACGTTCGCTCGGATGGAATAGTGACCTCCGAGGCACTATCTTTTGGCTGTTTCCCGCCCGGAGCGACACCAGGGAACCGAATTACGTTTTCACTGCGTCCGTGAGATGCGACGACGGCGTTCGCTGACAGAATCCCATCTTTAAATTCGGGAAGAGAGTTCTCCATGAGGTAAAGGACCCCGTCTTCTACGTGGTAATCCTTCGGTGTACAGACGACACCATTTCGGGTACGGAGTCCACACTTGCTGGTATCTGTGATTTCTGCGACTGGTGTCGTTTCTACGAACCGTATCGTTTTACCGGTTTTTCGGGCAAGAACCTCGCTGGTAGACACACTACTAGTAAGGCCAGCCGCGACCGCGGCTTGAAGCACCGACCGTCGAGTTACAGTATTTTCTTCACTCATGTTAGTTTTCAGATTTTTTTGCCGAGTACAGGTACGACTGTAACGCACAGTGTGACAGTTCTTTCACATGACCACTCTTACTTTCTGAATGATTACACGCTCCCCACTCTTTCTGGGCTTTCGGATATCCACTTCCCATGATTGTAATTTTCCCATCTGTTTGTCGAGTACCGAGGCTATGTTCTTGATCCGGGTGTTCGTTCTTGACTTCTTTATCAGGAAACTGCTCAACGTAATCTTGGAGGTTTTCGTTCTCCATGTCGAGGAAACTGTGCCCGGGCTCGTGAAGCGGCCAGTTCTCTGCATAGTCCGTATCGTAGGATCTCCAACCTACAACACCGTTAGCACTTACTTTCCACCCAAAGTACTCCGGATTGTCTGATGGACCGGGGTCTGGGTTACAGTTATCAATATTGTACGATTCAGCCATGCCACCGTAGTCCGGACTCGTAACGAGAAGATGGAATCCGGCAACACTATTTTTGTTATTTTCCCCGTCTTTTTTTATCCAATTACAGAGAACGTCTTTTATTCCAACTCCACTTACATTTGGATGCTCGTCACTTCGTTCAATTCTGGCAACGTGTATCGCATCGTAATCAATGAGTTGGTCGCACAATTTCTTGAGATTCTCGATGTGTCTCGTAGCGAGCTTGTCTTGGTCTGACGTGTTCGGGTACACGTGGATGGCCAGTTCGGCACTACGGTCGTTGTCTTTGACCTTGTAGTATTTATTATCGTATGACACAAAGCGGTATAATTACCATAGAAATATAAACATAACTAAATTAAATAAGTATAATTCATACAAGTAATATATTTGTTGTATTATTATATTAGTATATTTTGAATAGATTCAATTTGACGTGCTAAATATAGTACTAGATGCGGCTCTCGGGCACCGTCCCGTCGTCGTTCCAGCCCCGGACCTGGTAGTACTTCGAGAGCGCGTCCTCGAAGTCCGGCAGGTCGTACGGGAGGGTGTCGTCGCTCCGGTCGAAGCCGCGCTGATTGTTGAAGTGGCGTTCGAGTTCGACGGTCCGCGCCCCGACCGCGAGCAGGTCCTCGTGGTCGGCGTCGAACAGGGCTTCGAGGCGCTCGGGGGTGACGTAGTCGCTGGAGAACGCACAGACGATGCCGCTGTCCTTGAACGCCGCGGCGTTCTCCGACTCGACGAGGTGGGCGGGCTTGCCCTCCAGCCCCTCGGGGTCGAGTTCGCCCGAGTACTCGTCGCCCAGAATCTCGGAGTACATGTGGTCGGCCCCGCTGTTGGAGGTGGCGTAGGAGAGGCCCTGTCCGTGGATGACCCGGCCGTCGTGGGCCGCGAACTCAAGCCCCTTCGACGACCAGTTCTCGACGCCGAGTTCGTCGTGGGCGCGGTCGACCCCCTCCGCGAGCAGGTCACCGACGCCCTCCCGGACCGCGATCTTCCGGACGAGGTCGTGGACCAACTCGGCGTTCCCGAACTCGTCTTCGGCCTTGAGGTACGCCGAGACGGTCACGCCGCAGGAGATGGTGTCGAGGCCGAACTCGTCGCAGAGGTCGTTGGACTTCATCACGTCCACGATATCGCCGACGCCCGCACAGGAGCCGAACGCCATCACGGTCTCGAACTCCGGCCCCTCGGTTTCGAGACCGGTCTCCTCGTCGCGGGTCGGGAGCTTACAGCCGTAGGCGCACTGCGAGCAGGTGCCCCGCTTGTACTTCTTGCCCTCGACCGCGTCGCCGCCGATCTTGTCGGCGTGCTCGAACGTGAACTCCGTGAAGTACCGGGTGGGGAGCGAGAACTCGTCGTTGATGAACTCCGTGCCGCCGGTCGTCCCCTGTCGCTTCATCAGGTCGTCGCTCTGGGCGGCCTCGCGGTGGACCTCCATCTGCACGTCGGGGACCTCGACCGCGGGCGCGGAGTCGCCCGCGAAGCTCACCGTCTTGACGCCCTTCGCGCCCAGCACCGCCCCGAGGCCCCCGCGGCCGAACGCCCGGGTGTCGGAGGTCATCAGGCAGGCGAACCGGACCTCGTTCTCGCCCGCCGGGCCGACGGTGACGAGGTTCTCGGCGTCGAGGCCGCGCTCGTCTCGCAGCCGGTCGGTGGTCGCCGAGACGGTCGCGCCTTCGAGGTCGGGCACCGCCTCGAACTCGACGCCCTCGTCGGTGACGTGGACCGCGAGCAGTTCGTCGCTCTCGCCGACGAACTCCACGACCGAGTGGCCGGTCTCGACGAAGTTCCGCGAGAGGTACCCGCCCGCGTTGGTCGAGCGGATGCCGCCGGTCAGCGGCGAGACCGACGTGGCGTTCATCCGGCCGGTGAAGCTCATCCGGGACTGCTGGAGCGGCCCCGACGAGAGGTACAGGCGGTTCTCCGGCCCGAGCGGGTCGGCGTCGAACGGAATCCGGTCGTGGGCCAGTTTGGTGGCGGCCCCCCGACCCCCGACGAACGAGTCGAGGACGTCGTCGATGGCCTCGGTGCGCGCCTCGCGTTCGCTCAGGTCGACGGTCAGCAGGGTGCCCTTCGCGCGTAGCATACGTGTAAAGAATCCGCACGGGACCGTAAAACCGGGGGTAGCGGTAGCCGGAACGGCGGGGTAGTTCGGGGTCGCCGGAACGGAGGGGAGTTCGGGTCGCCGGGGCCAGCGGCCCCGGCGACCCCCGTGAGACTCCGAATCCCGAGAAGCTATCAGCTTCCGGACCCGGGGAAGCCTGATGGTCGCGCGCCCGCTACGGTGGACCATGGGGGAAGACGAAGACATCGGCTCCGTCTCGGGGCTTCCGGACGAACTGGGAATCGACGAGGACCTCGGCCGGGCCGAACAGCGACTGTCGGTCCGGGTCGAGAAGCGAACCTACGGCAAGGCCGTCACCATCGTGGAGGGGTTCGACGACGCGTCGACCGACGTGTCGGAGCTGTCCTCGGACCTCAAGAGCAGGCTCGCGACCGGCGGCACGGTCGACGAGGGCCGCATCGAGTTGCAGGGCGACCACCGCGAGCGCGCGGCCGAGACCCTGCGCGAGAAGGGGTTCGCGGTCGAGGAGTAGGTCGGGGGAAAGAGCGCCGGGCTGCGGTCGAGGAGTAGGTGGCGGGCGAAGGCGAGCGCGGCGAACGCGGCGACGCCGCGTTCGCCGCGACCCCGACGTATTTGGTCCTCCCGCGCGCGACTCGAACCATGCTCCCGCGCGTCCACGTAATAGCGACCGGCGGCACCATCGCGAGCACGCCCGACGAGGACGGGGCGGCCCCCAGCCTCTCGGGCGAGGACCTCCTCGAATCCGTTCCGGACCTCTCGACCCACGCCGACCTGAGCGTCGAGTCGGTCTCGAAGGTACCCGGATTCGACGTAAATTTCGAGACGATGGCCCGCGCGGGCGAGCGCGCGAGCGCGGCGGTCGAGGACGGGGCCGACGCCGTCGTCGTCACCCACGGCACCGACACGATGGCCGAGACCGCCTACTTCCTCGACCTGACGCGCTCGCTCCCGGTTCCGGTCGTGGTCACCGGCGCACAGCGAAGACTCGACGAGCCGAGTTCCGACGCCCCGGCGAACCTGCTCGCGGCGGTCCGGGCCGCCACCCACCGCCGGGTCGAGGAGGGCGTCTACGTCGCCTTCGACGACGAACTCCACGCCGCCCGCGACGTGCGGAAGGTCCACACCCACGAGCTATCTGCGTTCAAATCGCCCAACGACGGCCCGGTCGCCACCCTGACCCGCGCCGGAATTCGGTTCCACCGCGAACCCCAAAGCGAGTCGGTGTACGTCCCCGCGCAGCGAACCGACGCCCGCGTCGAGATGGTCGTCTCGGCGGCGGGCGTCGACGGCGCGGGGGTCGAGCGCGCCGTGGCCGACGGCGCGGACGGCCTCGTAGTGGCCGGGACCGGCCTCGGAAACGCGACGAGCGAACTCGGCGAGGCGATAGTCGATGCGATGGACTCGGGCGTCCCGGTCGTCCTGACCTCTCGCTGTGGCGCGGGGTCCACGGGCGCGGTGTACGGCACCCCGGGCGGCGGAAAGACCCTGCAGGACGCGGGCGCTATCGCGGGCGGCGACCTCGCGCCGTGGAAGGCGCGGGTGAAGCTGGCGCTCGCGCTGGAGGCAGCGGAGCGTACCGAGGACGTGCCGCGGTACTTCCCCGACCCCGCCGAGTAGCCGTAACGGAAATTCGAGGGAGAACGGGGCGCGGTCGCGGCGAGGACCGCCGCGACCGCGCGTAATCGAGATTTCGAGCGACACGAAGACGCGATACCCGGCGGAATCGTCGCGTTACTCGGTTTCCTTCCGGATTACCGGCGTGAAGGGTCGGGGCCATTTAGGTCGGTCTGCGCCCATCTTCGGACGTAGTATGAAAACAAACAGCAATGTACGACAGCGGATGGTAGCCATCGGTCTCGTCCTGATAACCGTGGTCGGACTGGGGGTCGGCGTTGGCGCGTCCGGCGCGTTCCAGGACGATGGGGACGGCCAGGTCCGCATCGCGCACCTCTCGCCGGACGCTCCCGCAGTCGACGTGCTGGTCGACGGCGAGCCAGTCCTCGAAGGGGCCGAATACGGTGACGTGGGCGACTACACGAACCTCTCGGCTGGCGAGCACGACGTGACGATACAGACCAGCGAGAACGAGTCGGTCGTCTTCGAGGGGAACGTGACGGTCGAGTCCGACACGCAGTACACCGTCGCGGCCATCGGCGAGGTCAGCGAGGAGACATTCGACGTTGCGGTGTACGAGGACGACTTCGAGACCCCCGAGGAGGGTGACTCGTCGGTCCGACTCGTCCACGCCTCGCCCGACGCGCCCGCGGTGGACGTGACGGTCGCCGAGTCGGGCGACACGCTGTTCGACAACGCGTCGTTCGGCAACGCGACCGACTACGAGACCGTTCCGGCGGGCGAGTACACGCTCGAAATCCGTCCCGCGTCCGAGGACGACACCGAGGACCCCGTGACCACGGTCGACGTGACGCTCGAAAACGAGACGGTGTACTCGGCCATCGCGGCGGGCTACCTCTCGCCCGACGAGGCGGCGGCCGACCAGCCGTTCGAGGTCCTGCTCGTGACCGACTCGGGAGCCGAGATGGTGGATGAGGAGACGACGGAGGAGATGGACGAAGAGGAGACCGACGAGGAAGAGACGACCGAAGAGATGGACGAGGAGACCGAGACGACTACGGAAGCGTAATCACTCGCCGAACTTTTCGCGCTCCTCCTTCCGTAGCTCTATCCGCCGGATTTTCCCGCTGGAGGTCTTGGGAAGCTCTTCGACGTACTCGATTCTCCGGGGGTACTTGTACGGGGCCGTCTCCTCCTTCATGTACGACTGGAGTTCCTCGGTGAGGTCCTCGTCCCCGTCGTAGCCGTCGGCGAGGACGACGTAGGTCTTGACGACGTTGCCGCGCTCGTCGTGGGGGCTGGCGACCGCGGCGGCCTCCGCGACCGCCTCGTGGCCGACCAATGCGTCCTCGACCTCGAAGGGGCCGATGCGGTAGCCCGACGAGATGATGATGTCGTCGGCGCGACCCTCGAAAAAGAAATAGCCATCCTCGTCCTTCCGGGCGAGGTCGCCGGTCCGGTAGTAGTCGCCGTGGAACGTCCGTTCGTCCAACTCGGGCTTCTCGAAGTAGCCGTCGAAGATGGCGGGCGAATCGACCGGGACCGCGATTTCGCCGGTCTCGCCCGCGTCGACCTCCTCCTCGTCGGTCGTGTCGAGCAGGGTCACGTCGATGCCCGGCACGGGCTTGCCCATGCTTCCCGGCTTCACGTCGATGCCGGGGTAGTTGGTGACGAGCGCGACCGTCTCGGTCTGGCCGTAGCCGTCCCGCGGAGTGACGCCGAAGGCGTCCTCGAAGGCCTGAATCGGCTCGCGGTTGAGCGGTTCGCCCGCCGAGACGGCCTCGGTCAGCGCGAGGTCGTAGTCGTCGAGGTCGTCCTGCTGGGTGAACATCCGGTACTGGGTCGGCACCGCACAGAGGCGCGTGACCGCCTCCTCTTCGAGCAGGTCGAGGAAGGCGGCGGGCTCGAAATCGCCCTCGTAGACGAACTGGGGCGCGCCCGTGGTGAGCGCCACCCCGACCGGGCTCCAGAACCACTTCGCCCACCCGGTGCCGGTGGTCGCCCAGAGGAGTTC from Halorussus salilacus carries:
- a CDS encoding DUF4397 domain-containing protein → MKTNSNVRQRMVAIGLVLITVVGLGVGVGASGAFQDDGDGQVRIAHLSPDAPAVDVLVDGEPVLEGAEYGDVGDYTNLSAGEHDVTIQTSENESVVFEGNVTVESDTQYTVAAIGEVSEETFDVAVYEDDFETPEEGDSSVRLVHASPDAPAVDVTVAESGDTLFDNASFGNATDYETVPAGEYTLEIRPASEDDTEDPVTTVDVTLENETVYSAIAAGYLSPDEAAADQPFEVLLVTDSGAEMVDEETTEEMDEEETDEEETTEEMDEETETTTEA
- a CDS encoding acyl-CoA synthetase; the protein is MALDYDHERETFEWDIPEDFNLPDVIADHAESFGDRLAVRFRHEDGTEAERTFAEIHADANRFASALADLGVGTGDRVMHLFPRHPEAFAIQLGALTRGAILVPCSAMLKPKDLAFRASDCEAETMVVHASLTDMVEPVLDETPLERVVVLDAEDEEATLDRENWHAFGDLLDRGDPDHDGPELGAGDPMSINYTSGTTGQPKPVLHRHRWMHCFERINGRYWWGVDRDTDFSGELLWATTGTGWAKWFWSPVGVALTTGAPQFVYEGDFEPAAFLDLLEEEAVTRLCAVPTQYRMFTQQDDLDDYDLALTEAVSAGEPLNREPIQAFEDAFGVTPRDGYGQTETVALVTNYPGIDVKPGSMGKPVPGIDVTLLDTTDEEEVDAGETGEIAVPVDSPAIFDGYFEKPELDERTFHGDYYRTGDLARKDEDGYFFFEGRADDIIISSGYRIGPFEVEDALVGHEAVAEAAAVASPHDERGNVVKTYVVLADGYDGDEDLTEELQSYMKEETAPYKYPRRIEYVEELPKTSSGKIRRIELRKEEREKFGE